The following proteins are co-located in the Leishmania major strain Friedlin complete genome, chromosome 30 genome:
- a CDS encoding putative protein kinase, with protein MHSRQNVGYARPGGVDIDLPTEGSIPISRGCTASRRIVRSLKNPLACVMQLVPLDSGENSRPPHLLSRFNTASIPSEASVSEVRSELCSVAMEEQTEDSTSSFFDHRRLRHGGKVSSSMSRSRASRVGHEIRARMRRSFPSGSSREVEESFPSYSDDPSFYACDSDASSNSAETEGSSHSMSYTAISESVPSCSLTGLTENKYAATGWASRFRKPNVPPPHRESNSFGSIFGSGGIDPYNGASVNAHHQARDSAAADVAVGIAAEPRIAAAVPQRDPPVVVISPSASSARANTARTSHVAASTAAQSAPSASAARLCDGGLQFTDDNSSAGQGTDRGSPLSNSLGQRPRVQSVKLLERVGRGTFGDVYRAQDLDSGNIIAVKEIIVPHDFTKDVEKQLAALESEIRVMRRLHHPHVVTYLGAVRENNSLRIFMEFVGGGTVGSKLESVGGLSEEKTRDYTAQLLEGLEYLHVSHILHRDLKGDNLFLTEDDQLKLGDFGQSKELADTLITRSVQGTPSFMSPEMIACSGYSFEADVWSVGCCVIQMLTGKPPFANLDNQMAVMFAIISSKIEDQIPACASEGAKDFIRMCTKTNIKDRWTASQLRRHPWLLGQGAPAAVTASAALTKAAGERKEGAGHKPIAAHPPLKTKEPAHPNPHPGKPPRSILLDATALRLRKGGDDMTKDPSSSSPGGYQYSLEDETGDHEAGGTTSSNLSSPQSETLSSKNAVVTRHAGIPFSGSSPLSEGASMESHHGSPMALPEALPGGGRLHRTRVSARRATPGQGDSLVMMGQEGSGGSGARGRRKSPPEPAQRPQRPAQLHKERSPRQRALVAGSAAAVVSSSKRRSNPSPVPRALNTPVHNRTNLSTSPSKQRADLRPAGSSIYRVSSVANQSSSTTPNRTSSPGKKRQATAARATGHALKDDHKA; from the coding sequence ATGCACTCTCGACAAAATGTAGGCTACGCGCGGCCGGGCGGGGTCGACATTGACCTCCCCACAGAGGGAAGCATCCCCATCTCTCGTGGCTGTACCGCCTCCCGGCGTATCGTCAGATCGCTCAAGAATCCGCTGGCGTGCGTGATGCAGCTGGTACCGCTGGACAGTGGCGAGAACAGTCGCCCACCTCATCTGCTTTCACGCTTCAACACGGCTAGCATCCCGAGTGAGGCTTCCGTGAGCGAGGTGCGCAGTGAGCTGTGCAGTGTTGCAATGGAGGAGCAGACGGAGGATTCGACATCGTCGTTCTTCGACCATCGACGCTTACGGCATGGTGGAAAAGTAAGCAGCTCCAtgagccgcagccgcgcatCACGGGTGGGGCACGAGATCCGTGCGCGTATGCGCCGCAGCTTTCCCAGCGGTAGCAGTCGCGAGGTAGAGGAGAGTTTCCCCAGCTACAGCGATGACCCCTCTTTCTACGCGTGCGACTCCGACGCGTCTTCGAACTCTGCAGAAACGGAGGGCTCCAGTCATAGCATGTCCTACACAGCCATCTCGGAAAGTGTACCGAGCTGCAGCCTCACCGGCCTGACTGAGAATAAATACGCCGCCACTGGATGGGCGAGCCGTTTCCGCAAGCCCAACGTCCCACCTCCGCATAGGGAGTCGAACAGCTTTGGTAGCATCTTCGGCTCCGGCGGGATTGACCCATACAACGGTGCCAGCGTCAACGCACACCACCAGGCacgcgacagcgccgccgcggatgTAGCAGTGGGGATAGCGGCAGAGCCTCGCATAGCGGCTGCTGTTCCGCAGAGGGACCCGCCCGTGGTCGTTATCTCCCCTTCCGCATCTAGTGCGCGGGCAAACACCGCTCGAACCTCGCATGTCGCTGCAtccacagcagcacagagCGCTCCAAGtgcctcggcggcgcggctctGCGACGGGGGATTACAGTTCACCGACGACAACTCTTCTGCGGGCCAGGGTACGGATCGCGGCAGCCCTCTGAGTAACTCCCTCGGCCAGCGGCCACGGGTACAAAGTGTCAAACTGCTGGAACGTGTCGGACGTGGCACATTCGGCGATGTTTATAGGGCCCAGGACCTGGACAGCGGGAACATCATTGCCGTGAAGGAGATTATTGTGCCGCACGACTTCACCAAGGACGTGGAGAAGCAGTTGGCTGCTCTCGAGTCGGAGATTCGCGTCATGCGTCGACTGCACCATCCTCACGTTGTGACTTATCTAGGCGCTGTGCGCGAGAACAACTCCCTTCGCATTTTCATGGAATTTGTAGGGGGTGGCACTGTGGGCAGCAAGCTGGAGAGCGTCGGCGGTCTCTCCGAGGAAAAGACGCGCGACTACACGGCCCAGCTGCTAGAGGGGCTCGAGTACCTGCACGTCTCGCACATCCTTCATCGCGACTTGAAGGGTGATAACCTTTTCCTCACAGAGGACGACCAGCTCAAGCTGGGCGACTTTGGGCAGAGCAAGGAGTTGGCGGACACCCTCATCACGCGGTCCGTGCAAGGCACTCCAAGCTTCATGTCACCCGAGATGATTGCCTGCTCTGGATACTCGTTTGAGGCCGATGTATGGTCGGTGGGGTGCTGCGTCATCCAAATGCTCACTGGCAAGCCGCCGTTCGCGAACCTCGACAACCAGATGGCGGTGATGTTCGCCATCATCAGCTCCAAGATCGAGGATCAGATTCCGGCATGCGCCTCCGAAGGCGCGAAGGACTTTATTCGCATGTGCACCAAGACCAACATCAAGGATCGGTGGACCGCCTCGCAACTGCGTCGGCACCCTTGGCTCCTCGGACAAGGCGCCCCAGCGGCCGTCACAGCATCCGCAGCGCTGACCAAGGCTGCCGGTGAGCGGAAGGAGGGCGCTGGTCACAAGCCCATCGccgcgcacccgccgctgaAGACTAAAGAGCCGGCGCACCCAAACCCGCACCCTGGCAAGCCTCCTCGCTCCATTCTTTTAGACGCCACCGCCCTTCGCCTTCGCAAGGGTGGCGACGACATGACGAAAGAtccgagcagcagcagccccggtGGGTATCAGTACTCACTCGAGGACGAGACGGGCGACCATGAGGCGGGCGGTACTACGAGTAGTAACCTTTCTTCCCCTCAAAGCGAGACACTGAGCTCCAAAAACGCGGTGGTGACCAGGCATGCGGGCATCCCTTTTTCGGGGTCGTCCCCACTCAGCGAAGGTGCGTCGATGGAAAGCCATCACGGGTCACCTATGGCGTTACCGGAGGCTTTGCCAGGTGGAGGGCGGCTACACCGCACGCGCGTGAGTGCCCGTAGGGCGACCCCGGGGCAAGGTGATTCGCTAGTGATGATGGGACAAGAGGGTagtggtggcagcggtgcacgaGGGCGGAGGAAGTCGCCACCggagccggcgcagcggccgcaacggcctgcgcagctgcacaaaGAAAGATCGCCACGCCAGCGAGCGTTGGTGGCGGGAAGCGCCGCGGCTGTAGTGTCTTCGTCGAAGAGACGATCGAACCCGAGCCCGGTGCCACGCGCTCTTAACACACCTGTTCATAACCGGACCAACCTCAGCACTTCTCCCAGCAAACAGCGTGCCGATCTTCGACCGGCAGGCTCGTCGATCTACCGTGTCTCGAGCGTTGCCAACCagtcgagcagcaccacaccGAACAGAACTTCTTCCCCCGGAAAGAAGCGCcaagcgacggcggcacgggcAACTGGCCATGCACTGAAAGACGATCACAAAGCGTAG
- a CDS encoding putative nitrate reductase, with the protein MGSKHPRGSTSAPAHEEEQQAHVDTEHHTEPPSFTAGPEVAEMQVTVTPTMPPTSMEQASMTVSGEGPSTLAVPKQQHLRHKSFTMTEVQQLISVNPDRTLVIIRDKVYDVTTFLASHPGGKSALRRNNGKDVTDAFFSMHSAMAVRKLPDFLIGELAPPESTSAAGEETPTAALVPARLRMADITKALSEDLNRIILILFSDAYDVTSMRDKHPGGLSVLVNNNGRECGDTFMRIHGLLAKEMVKQFYLGPVEGLAQGRSPLRPAVAAEVESTAITPAGPKAQSTRILEIESVNSTVTIRYFTFSCPKPLYMIPGGHIKLYSNLHEKESRFYTPFKTGVSSFTICMKHYPNGRTSGYLFDLKEGDEVFFDGPLPPSWQLNTDAAVQRAAPEERHVVLVGGGTGIAPLYSMSSNALETQFSSVTLVCSVRTPDDLILATELRQLANRYSTALPIQKHTLRIVLLFSRASPQDISVESTSFASHVLCGGRLTAESFKGTEIHPAQAVVVCGPPTFNDAVAAAVLEAGICTATQVHHL; encoded by the coding sequence ATGGGCTCAAAGCACCCAAGgggcagcacctccgcacctgcgcacgaggaggagcagcaggcccACGTTGACACAGAACATCACACCGAACCCCCTTCCTTCACAGCAGGGCCGGAGGTGGCAGAGATGCAGGTGACGGTAACTCCTACCatgccgccgacgtcgatgGAGCAGGCGTCTATGACGGTGTCGGGAGAGGGGCCGAGCACGCTTGCGGTTCCAAAGCAGCAACACCTGCGCCACAAGTCCTTCACGATGACGGAGGTGCAGCAACTGATTTCCGTAAACCCAGACCGCACGTTGGTGATCATTCGCGACAAGGTGTACGATGTGACCACTTTTCTCGCTTCTCACCCTGGCGGCAAgtccgcgctgcggcgcaacAACGGCAAAGACGTGACGGACGCCTTCTTTAGCATGCACAGTGCGATGGCAGTGAGGAAGCTGCCTGATTTCTTGATCGGTGAGCTAGCGCCACCCGAGAGTACGTCTGCCGCTGGTGAAGAGACACCAACTGCTGCTCTCGTCCCTGCACGTTTGCGTATGGCCGACATCACGAAGGCTCTCAGCGAGGATCTGAACCGGATCATTCTTATTCTTTTCAGCGATGCCTATGACGTGACATCAATGCGCGACAAGCACCCTGGGGGCCTAAGCGTACTGGTGAACAACAACGGTCGCGAGTGCGGCGACACTTTTATGCGCATTCACGGCCTTCTGGCGAAGGAGATGGTGAAGCAGTTCTATCTGGGTCCAGTGGAGGGGCTGGCGCAGGGGAGGTCTCCGCTACGACCAGCGGTCGCGGCTGAGGTAGAATCCACCGCCATCACCCCTGCAGGACCCAAGGCTCAGTCCACTCGAATTTTGGAGATAGAGTCCGTGAACTCGACCGTCACCATCCGATACTTCACCTTTTCATGCCCCAAGCCACTCTACATGATTCCTGGCGGACACATCAAACTCTACAGCAATCTGCATGAGAAAGAGAGCCGCTTCTACACCCCATTCAAGACGGGCGTGTCGAGCTTCACGATTTGCATGAAGCACTACCCCAATGGCCGCACGTCTGGGTACCTCTTCGACCTAAAAGAAGGCGATGAGGTCTTCTTTGATggtcctcttcctccctcctgGCAGCTCAACACCGATGCCGCtgtgcagcgcgctgcgccggaggAGCGGCACGTGGTGCTCGTTGGTGGCGGAACCGGTATTGCACCTCTGTACTCCATGTCCTCCAACGCGCTCGAGACACAATTCTCCAGCGTCACCCTCGTCTGCTCCGTCCGCACACCAGATGATCTTATCTTGGCAACAGAGCTGCGTCAACTTGCCAACCGCTACTCAACGGCGCTACCGATTCAGAAGCACACGCTACGTATtgtgcttctcttttcccgcGCGTCACCGCAGGATATATCAGTGGAGTCCACATCCTTCGCTTCGCACGTGCTCTGCGGCGGGCGCCTCACGGCGGAGTCGTTCAAGGGTACAGAGATCCACCCTGCGCAAGCGGTTGTTGTGTGCGGTCCTCCAACCTTCAACGATGCTGTGGCTGCAGCAGTGTTGGAGGCAGGCATCTGCACTGCCACACAGGTTCACCACCTGTAG
- a CDS encoding putative ribosome biogenesis regulatory protein (RRS1), whose translation MPQTRDYQSPYVPALAQCPPRFPYLKTDAMSEYQLDVGLLTVTDVSTVSGPMRREEDLMSSCTNSLKALLGEFVDLPTEVKKTKYESAMTLVQLPQPVMQLPREKAPPKPKPLTAWQKFALKKGIDIHRKKANRVFDEDRQVWKDKWGKRAREDRDKYDWLREVKPGYMPAEDGGDPFLDDRRAKQARLEKQKKKEEHNKRRTEHLMQAQEEVKHLSAAARNLATASNGKFEKTKKFKKNTKRLA comes from the coding sequence ATGCCACAAACACGTGACTATCAAAGTCCTTATGTGCCCGCTCTGGCGCAGTGTCCACCTCGCTTCCCATACCTCAAGACAGACGCAATGAGTGAGTATCAGCTAGATGTCGGTCTCTTGACGGTGACGGATGTGTCCACCGTGAGTGGGCCAATGCGCCGTGAGGAGGATCTCATGAGCTCTTGCACAAATTCACTCAAGGCGCTCCTTGGCGAGTTTGTCGATTTACCGACGGAGGTAAAGAAGACTAAGTACGAGAGTGCGATGACCTTAGtacagctgccgcagccggtgATGCAGCTGCCTCGCGAGAAGGCGCCGCCAAAGCCGAAGCCGCTCACCGCATGGCAGAAGTTTGCGCTCAAGAAGGGTATCGACATTCATCGCAAGAAGGCGAACCGCGTCTTTGATGAGGATCGCCAGGTGTGGAAGGACAAGTGGGGCAAGCGTGCTCGCGAGGACCGCGACAAGTACGACTGGCTGCGTGAGGTGAAGCCTGGGTACATGCCTGCCGAGGATGGCGGCGACCCGTTCCTGGATGACCGCCGCGCAAAGCAGGCTCGCCTAGAAaagcagaagaagaaggAGGAGCACAACAAGCGCCGCACCGAGCACCTGAtgcaggcgcaggaggaggtgaagcacctttcggcagctgcgcgaaaCCTCGCCACGGCGTCCAACGGCAAGTTCGAAAAGACAAAGAAGTTTAAGAAGAACACAAAGCGTCTCGCTTGA
- a CDS encoding putative histidyl-tRNA synthetase: MSSTASPNAALLAEINDLKVKLAEKEALLQPEGVVSKKSKKKSQANMIEKEPVQGCRDFPPEDMRVRRHLFGVFHETARKFGFEEYDAPVLESEELYIRKAGEEITDQMFNFVTKGGHRVTLRPEMTPSLVRLQLAKGRSLLLPAKWYSIPQCWRYEAISRGRRREHYQWNMDIVGVKSVAAEVELVCAACAAMESLGLTAQDVGVKVNSRKLLQCALAGAGVPDSLFAPVCVIVDKMEKLPEEQIRAELEDLALDGQQADDIIRTLSLRSVDDFDKNLFDKNGALSELAEFFSQMQMYGYGDWIQFDASVVRGLAYYTGIVFEAFDRSGEFRAIYGGGRYDNLFTLYGSPQPISCVGFGFGDCVIIELLKKKKLINSLPHKVDDVVIPFNESQRGTALKVLKQLRDKGRSADIIMDSKKVAQTFSYADRIGADRAVLIAPDETEKGMARVKMLREGQRGEDDRGDLVPFEDL; this comes from the coding sequence ATGTCCTCGACGGCCTCACCCAATGCCGCGCTTCTCGCGGAAATCAACGACCTGAAGGTAAAACTCGCcgagaaggaggcgctgctgcagccggaGGGGGTAGTGTCGAAGAAGTCCAAGAAAAAGAGCCAGGCGAACATGATCGAGAAAGAGCCCGTGCAGGGCTGCCGAGACTTCCCTCCTGAGgacatgcgcgtgcgcaggcaccTCTTCGGCGTCTTCCACGAGACGGCCCGCAAATTCGGCTTCGAGGAGTACGACGCCCCGGTTCTGGAGTCGGAGGAGCTTTACATCCGCAAAGCAGGGGAGGAGATTACAGACCAAATGTTCAACTTTGTGACGAAGGGTGGCCACCGTGTCACACTGCGGCCGGAGATGACGCCGTCATTGGTGCGTCTGCAGCTCGCCAAGGGCCGCTCTCTGCTTCTGCCCGCCAAGTGGTACTCCATTCCGCAGTGCTGGCGCTACGAGGCCATCTCCcgcggccgtcgccgtgAGCACTACCAGTGGAATATGGATATCGTCGGCGTGAAGAGCGTGGCCGCAGAGGTGGAgctcgtgtgcgccgcgtgtgcggcgaTGGAGTCGCTCGGCCTCACCGCGCAGGACGTTGGCGTGAAGGTGAACTCGCGCAAGTTGCTGCAGTGTGCactcgccggcgctggcgtgccgGATTCTCTCTTTGCTCCAGTGTGCGTGATCGTCGACAAGATGGAGAAGCTGCCTGAGGAACAAATCCGCGCGGAGTTAGAGGACCTGGCCCTGGATGGCCAGCAGGCGGATGACATCATCAGGACACTTAGTCTCAGGTCTGTGGACGACTTCGACAAGAACCTCTTTGACAAGAACGGCGCCCTCTCGGAGCTCGCGGAGTTCTTCTCGCAGATGCAGATGTACGGGTACGGCGACTGGATCCAGTTCGATGCGAGTGTTGTGCGTGGACTCGCCTACTACACCGGGATCGTTTTCGAAGCGTTTGACCGCAGTGGTGAGTTCCGCGCGATCtacggaggcggccgctaCGACAACCTCTTCACTCTGTACGGCAGCCCGCAGCCTATCTCGTGCGTCGGGTTCGGCTTTGGCGACTGTGTCATCATTGAACTGCTgaagaagaagaagctgATTAACTCGCTGCCGCATAAGGTGGATGATGTGGTGATTCCGTTCAACGAGTCTCAGCGAGGCACCGCCTTGAAGGTAttgaagcagctgcgtgaCAAGGGCCGTAGTGCCGACATCATTATGGACTCCAAGAAGGTTGCTCAGACCTTCAGCTACGCGGATCGTATCGGCGCTGACCGTGCCGTGCTGATTGCGCCGGACGAAACGGAGAAGGGCATGGCGCGCGTGAAGATGCTGCGcgaggggcagaggggcgAGGATGACCGTGGTGACCTTGTGCCCTTCGAAGACTTGTAG
- a CDS encoding putative 40S ribosomal protein S30 — protein sequence MGKIHGSLARAGKVKNQTPKVAKQEKPKQPRGRALKRLKYTRRFLSKTVKPGEKVHMNKQPPGKAG from the coding sequence ATGGGTAAGATCCACGGCTCCCTCGCCCGTGCGGGCAAGGTCAAGAACCAGACCCCCAAGGTCGCCAAGCAGGAGAAGCCGAAGCAGCCTCGTGGCCGCGCGCTGAAGCGCCTGAAGTACACACGGCGCTTCCTGTCGAAGACCGTGAAGCCTGGCGAGAAGGTGCACATGAACAAGCAGCCCCCGGGCAAGGCCGGTTAA
- a CDS encoding putative 40S ribosomal protein S30 yields the protein MGKIHGSLARAGKVKNQTPKVAKQEKPKQPRGRALKRLKYTRRFLSKTVKPGEKVHMNKQPPGKAG from the coding sequence ATGGGTAAGATCCACGGCTCCCTCGCCCGTGCGGGCAAGGTCAAGAACCAGACCCCCAAGGTCGCCAAGCAGGAGAAGCCGAAGCAGCCTCGTGGCCGCGCGCTGAAGCGCCTGAAGTACACACGGCGCTTCCTGTCGAAGACCGTGAAGCCTGGCGAGAAGGTGCACATGAACAAGCAGCCCCCGGGCAAGGCCGGCTAG
- a CDS encoding putative 40S ribosomal protein S30, which produces MGKIHGSLARAGKVKNQTPKVAKQEKPKQPRGRALKRLKYTRRFLSKTVKPGEKVHMNKQPPGKAG; this is translated from the coding sequence ATGGGTAAGATCCACGGCTCCCTTGCCCGTGCGGGCAAGGTCAAGAACCAGACCCCCAAGGTCGCCAAGCAGGAGAAGCCGAAGCAGCCTCGTGGCCGCGCGCTGAAGCGCCTGAAGTACACACGGCGCTTCCTGTCGAAGACCGTGAAGCCTGGCGAGAAGGTGCACATGAACAAGCAGCCCCCGGGCAAGGCCGGTTAA
- a CDS encoding putative nuclear movement protein has translation MSLVASQEGLTDLVPCNDQCGGDYTLYTFGQSEKEVTITAPLAPGTRGKSLRVDIKVRHLQIEVPGKGTILAGELYKPINVDDSTWCIQDGKELVVVLTKTNIEYEEWWPHVVIGERQIDLKTLKPPSIRFSDLDGGAQATVAKMMHEQHEKRTDPAFTNA, from the coding sequence ATGTCTCTTGTAGCCTCTCAAGAAGGGTTGACCGACCTGGTTCCATGCAACGATCAATGCGGCGGTGACTACACGCTGTATACATTTGGACAAAGCGAAAAAGAAGTGACAATCACTGCCCCGCTAGCACCCGGCACTAGAGGGAAGAGTCTGCGCGTTGATATTAAGGTAAGGCACCTGCAGATTGAGGTTCCCGGCAAAGGTACCATATTGGCAGGTGAGTTGTACAAGCCGATCAACGTCGATGACAGCACATGGTGTATTCAGGACGGAAAGGAGCTGGTTGTAGTTCTCACTAAAACCAACATAGAATACGAGGAGTGGTGGCCGCACGTTGTGATTGGTGAACGTCAGATCGATCTCAAGACACTGAAACCACCATCCATTCGGTTTTCAGACCTCGACGGCGGTGCTCAGGCAACGGTAGCCAAAATGATGCACGAGCAGCACGAAAAACGAACGGATCCCGCGTTTACGAATGCCTGA
- a CDS encoding putative CDC16 — MDAIHILKENALRLVSAGQPISALHLVEVLCELQPDSDENRSLKIRCLYELREFDSVLKLAKQVTFACDQNSEVFLLAVKAAFELGDLKTCVQYAMTLINADSSKVVAMCFVAKAAELSGDPAKAVRFYKMALEADPFCGEAFSALTERHLLDRWEMLKLIDSLCIPAEVEVYRSTLKARIGSDYLTPGISGVPRTLVLLAGAKKEYESNNLRQALSLTTEILEVEPYHRQTLCLHLCILVDSKATPLLFEKAHFLSKNKCYTELAVYAIGCFYYSLSNYERAGRYFSRASELDCYFAEAWVAYGHCYAKLEEGEQALNVYRRTMNFFPGLNACCTYVGMQYSRVNQRSVARCFFEESLRKNSIDPLVLNELGVLALAEDNPKQALELFQKAYDSLPNRENPSEHSDCILFNLATMYRKLGRYEAAIDYYNQYVRSRPNASHGHCALGFTYHLSGNIKAAISCYHTAESIKPDSFCRDLLRRALELDFGACGRLSWDSERPHLSFSPGEVSFSTVSRRFRSESTAADSVAASPPPRVGRSLDFQHQ; from the coding sequence ATGGACGCTATTCATATTTTGAAGGAAAACGCACTGCGGCTGGTTTCGGCTGGGCAGCCCATTAGCGCGCTCCATTTGGTCGAGGTACTCTGCGAGCTGCAGCCAGACAGCGACGAAAACCGTTCCTTGAAGATTCGATGTCTTTACGAGCTGCGTGAGTTTGACAGCGTGTTAAAGCTAGCCAAGCAGGTGACTTTTGCGTGCGATCAAAACAGCGAGGTGTTTTTGCTGGCTGTGAAGGCTGCATTCGAGCTTGGGGATCTCAAGACATGCGTTCAGTACGCAATGACTCTCATCAACGCTGATTCATCGAAGGTGGTTGCGATGTGCTTTGTAGCCAAAGCTGCTGAACTGTCCGGCGATCCCGCGAAGGCTGTGCGTTTTTACAAAATGGCTCTTGAGGCTGACCCATTTTGCGGCGAAGCATTCAGCGCACTGACAGAGCGTCATCTTCTAGATCGCTGGGAGATGCTGAAACTGATCGATTCACTTTGCATACCAGCGGAGGTCGAAGTCTATCGAAGCACTCTGAAAGCACGTATCGGCTCTGATTATCTCACACCTGGTATCAGCGGTGTGCCTCGGACGCTGGTGCTGCTTGCTGGAGCGAAAAAAGAATATGAGAGCAACAATTTGCGCCAGGCACTCTCGTTGACGACAGAAATTCTGGAGGTGGAACCCTATCACCGCCAGACATTGTGTCTGCATCTGTGCATCCTTGTGGATTCAAAGGCAACACCACTGCTTTTCGAAAAGGCACACTTTCTTTCGAAGAACAAGTGCTACACGGAGCTGGCGGTGTACGCAATCGGGTGCTTCTATTACTCCCTATCGAACTACGAGCGAGCGGGGCGGTACTTTAGCCGCGCAAGTGAACTAGACTGCTATTTCGCTGAAGCGTGGGTTGCATACGGTCACTGCTACGCAaagctggaggagggcgagcaaGCTCTGAATGTCTATCGCCGCACGATGAACTTTTTTCCTGGGCTGAACGCGTGTTGTACGTACGTTGGTATGCAGTACAGTAGGGTTAACCAGCGCTCCGTTGCGCGGTGCTTTTTTGAGGAGTCACTGCGAAAAAACTCCATAGATCCCCTTGTGCTGAACGAGCTGGGCGTTCTGGCTCTTGCAGAGGATAATCCCAAACAAGCACTGGAGCTATTTCAAAAAGCGTACGACAGCCTTCCGAATCGTGAGAATCCATCCGAACACAGCGATTGCATCCTGTTTAACCTGGCCACCATGTACCGTAAGCTGGGCCGCTACGAAGCCGCCATTGATTACTACAATCAATACGTCAGAAGCCGACCAAATGCCAGCCACGGTCACTGCGCTCTTGGCTTCACGTACCATCTCTCAGGAAACATCAAGGCTGCGATCAGCTGCTATCACACCGCAGAGAGTATCAAACCAGACTCATTTTGCCGAGATCTGCTGCGGAGAGCACTCGAACTCGACTTTGGAGCTTGCGGAAGGCTCTCGTGGGATTCTGAGAGGCCGCATCTATCCTTCTCACCCGGAGAAGTCTCTTTTTCGACAGTTTCGCGAAGGTTTCGCTCTGAGTCGACCGCTGCAGACAGCGTAGCCGCCTCTCCACCACCTAGAGTTGGTCGCAGTTTAGATTTTCAGCATCAATGA
- a CDS encoding putative co-chaperone GrpE, translating into MKALSLRRGLVARASAVAYTSQCWCSTDAKSEKRAEEKEAPSTGTEEVVSAAAVKQLEKELDASKAKIEELKKEILYRAADAENARRIGREDVEKAKFYGISSFGKDMLEVADTLEKGVEAFSAFSEAELNENKILCSIFTGVKLSHKVLLKNLSKHGIEKMGVTVGTKFDPNLHDALVSTSATETAPADTISNVLKDGYTLKSRVLRAAQVSVSQHP; encoded by the coding sequence ATGAAAGCTCTGTCACTTCGAAGGGGACTTGTCGCTCGTGCTTCCGCGGTGGCGTACACTAGCCAATGCTGGTGCTCTACTGACGCCAAGTCTGAGAAACGTGCTGAGGAGAAAGAAGCACCATCGACTGGCACCGAGGAGGTTgtgtccgctgccgctgtcaaGCAGCTGGAGAAAGAGCTTGATGCGTCCAAGGCCAAGATTGAGGAACTCAAGAAGGAGATTCTGTACCGCGCAGCAGATGCTGAAAACGCGCGCCGCATCGGTCGCGAGGACGTGGAGAAGGCCAAGTTTTACGGGATCAGCTCATTCGGTAAGGATATGCTGGAAGTTGCAGACACGCTTGAGAAGGGTGTGGAGGCGTTTTCTGCCTTTTCAGAGGCTGAGCTGAATGAAAACAAGATTCTGTGCTCCATTTTCACTGGCGTCAAGCTCTCGCACAAAGTTCTCCTCAAGAACCTCAGCAAACACGGCATTGAGAAGATGGGCGTCACGGTAGGTACAAAGTTCGACCCCAACTTGCATGATGCGCTTGTGAGCACTTCGGCCACTGAGACGGCTCCTGCCGACACAATCTCCAATGTTTTGAAGGATGGTTACACTCTCAAGAGCCGTGTTCTTCGCGCAGCTCAGGTCAGTGTTTCTCAACATCCGTAA